One Lepisosteus oculatus isolate fLepOcu1 chromosome 13, fLepOcu1.hap2, whole genome shotgun sequence genomic region harbors:
- the LOC102685553 gene encoding LIM and senescent cell antigen-like-containing domain protein 1 isoform X7, with amino-acid sequence MANALANAICERCKSGFAPAEKIVNSNGELYHEQCFVCAQCFQQFPEGLFYEFEGRKYCEHDFQMLFAPCCHECGEFIIGRVIKAMNNSWHPDCFCCDICQQVLADVGFVKNAGRHLCRPCHNREKARGLGKYICQKCHAIIDEQPLIFKNDPYHPDHFNCTNCGKELTADARELKGELYCLPCHDKMGVPICGACRRPIEGRVVNAMGKQWHVEHFVCAKCEKPFLGHRHYERKGLAYCETHYNQLFGDVCYHCNRVIEGDVVSALNKAWCVNCFACSTCNTKLTLKDKFVEIDLKPVCRHCYERMPEELKRRLAKRERDSKDKKKKISICL; translated from the exons ATGGCAAATGCTCTGGCAAATGCCATCTGTGAGCGCTGCAAAAGTGGCTTTGCCCCCGCCGAGAAGATCGTGAACAGCAACGGGGAGCTGTACCACGAGCAGTGCTTCGTTTGTGCGCAGTGCTTCCAGCAGTTCCCTGAGGGGCTCTTCTATGAG TTTGAAGGGAGGAAGTACTGCGAGCATGACTTCCAGATGCTGTTTGCCCCCTGCTGTCATGAGTGTG gtgAGTTCATCATCGGCCGAGTCATCAAGGCCATGAACAACAGCTGGCATCCAGACTGCTTCTGCTGCGACATCTGCCAGCAAGTCCTGGCAGACGTGGGCTTTGTGAAGAACGCAGGCAG GCACCTGTGCCGCCCGTGTCACAACCGCGAGAAGGCGCGCGGCCTGGGGAAGTACATCTGTCAGAAGTGCCACGCCATCATCGACGAGCAGCCCCTCATCTTCAAGAACGACCCCTACCACCCCGACCACTTCAACTGCACCAACTGTGG GAAGGAGCTGACGGCCGACGCCCGTGAGCTGAAGGGGGAGCTGTACTGCCTGCCCTGCCACGACAAGATGGGGGTGCCCATCTGTGGGGCCTGCCGCCGGCCCATCGAGGGGCGCGTGGTCAACGCCATGGGCAAGCAGTGGCACGTGGAG CATTTTGTGTGTGCTAAGTGTGAAAAACCGTTCCTTGGACACCGTCACTACGAAAGGAAGGGGCTGGCTTACTGTGAGACGCACTACAATCAG CTCTTTGGGGATGTTTGCTACCATTGCAACCGTGTCATAGAAGGAGATG tcgTCTCTGCTTTGAACAAGGCCTGGTGTGTGAACTGCTTTGCTTGTTCTACCTGTAACACCAAGCTGACTCTCAA GGACAAGTTTGTGGAGATCGATCTGAAGCCGGTGTGCAGGCACTGCTACGAGAGGATGCCCGAGGAGCTGAAGCGCCGGCTGGCCAAGCGCGAGCGTGACTCCaaggacaagaagaagaaaatcTCCATCTGTTTGTAA
- the LOC102685553 gene encoding LIM and senescent cell antigen-like-containing domain protein 1 isoform X4 encodes MSALRLKELSNSDLYRRRQERPDSFGLGSFPKDTLSNMANALANAICERCKSGFAPAEKIVNSNGELYHEQCFVCAQCFQQFPEGLFYEFEGRKYCEHDFQMLFAPCCHECGEFIIGRVIKAMNNSWHPDCFCCDICQQVLADVGFVKNAGRHLCRPCHNREKARGLGKYICQKCHAIIDEQPLIFKNDPYHPDHFNCTNCGKELTADARELKGELYCLPCHDKMGVPICGACRRPIEGRVVNAMGKQWHVEHFVCAKCEKPFLGHRHYERKGLAYCETHYNQLFGDVCYHCNRVIEGDVVSALNKAWCVNCFACSTCNTKLTLKDKFVEIDLKPVCRHCYERMPEELKRRLAKRERDSKDKKKKISICL; translated from the exons CAACATGGCAAATGCTCTGGCAAATGCCATCTGTGAGCGCTGCAAAAGTGGCTTTGCCCCCGCCGAGAAGATCGTGAACAGCAACGGGGAGCTGTACCACGAGCAGTGCTTCGTTTGTGCGCAGTGCTTCCAGCAGTTCCCTGAGGGGCTCTTCTATGAG TTTGAAGGGAGGAAGTACTGCGAGCATGACTTCCAGATGCTGTTTGCCCCCTGCTGTCATGAGTGTG gtgAGTTCATCATCGGCCGAGTCATCAAGGCCATGAACAACAGCTGGCATCCAGACTGCTTCTGCTGCGACATCTGCCAGCAAGTCCTGGCAGACGTGGGCTTTGTGAAGAACGCAGGCAG GCACCTGTGCCGCCCGTGTCACAACCGCGAGAAGGCGCGCGGCCTGGGGAAGTACATCTGTCAGAAGTGCCACGCCATCATCGACGAGCAGCCCCTCATCTTCAAGAACGACCCCTACCACCCCGACCACTTCAACTGCACCAACTGTGG GAAGGAGCTGACGGCCGACGCCCGTGAGCTGAAGGGGGAGCTGTACTGCCTGCCCTGCCACGACAAGATGGGGGTGCCCATCTGTGGGGCCTGCCGCCGGCCCATCGAGGGGCGCGTGGTCAACGCCATGGGCAAGCAGTGGCACGTGGAG CATTTTGTGTGTGCTAAGTGTGAAAAACCGTTCCTTGGACACCGTCACTACGAAAGGAAGGGGCTGGCTTACTGTGAGACGCACTACAATCAG CTCTTTGGGGATGTTTGCTACCATTGCAACCGTGTCATAGAAGGAGATG tcgTCTCTGCTTTGAACAAGGCCTGGTGTGTGAACTGCTTTGCTTGTTCTACCTGTAACACCAAGCTGACTCTCAA GGACAAGTTTGTGGAGATCGATCTGAAGCCGGTGTGCAGGCACTGCTACGAGAGGATGCCCGAGGAGCTGAAGCGCCGGCTGGCCAAGCGCGAGCGTGACTCCaaggacaagaagaagaaaatcTCCATCTGTTTGTAA
- the LOC102685553 gene encoding LIM and senescent cell antigen-like-containing domain protein 1 isoform X1 gives MEVRSRSVPPVIPENGEAHHVAVNGLHLPGDRETEMAVSKSQRRRSDIKVYKEFCDFYARFNMANALANAICERCKSGFAPAEKIVNSNGELYHEQCFVCAQCFQQFPEGLFYEFEGRKYCEHDFQMLFAPCCHECGEFIIGRVIKAMNNSWHPDCFCCDICQQVLADVGFVKNAGRHLCRPCHNREKARGLGKYICQKCHAIIDEQPLIFKNDPYHPDHFNCTNCGKELTADARELKGELYCLPCHDKMGVPICGACRRPIEGRVVNAMGKQWHVEHFVCAKCEKPFLGHRHYERKGLAYCETHYNQLFGDVCYHCNRVIEGDVVSALNKAWCVNCFACSTCNTKLTLKDKFVEIDLKPVCRHCYERMPEELKRRLAKRERDSKDKKKKISICL, from the exons ATGGAGGTGCGGAGCAGGTCCGTACCCCCCGTCATCCCCGAGAACGGGGAGGCCCATCATGTGGCTGTCAACGGGCTCCACCTGCCTGGAGACAGGGAGACCGAGATGGCCGTCTCCAAATCCCAGAGGAGGCGCAGCGACATCAAGGTGTATAAGGAGTTCTGCGACTTCTACGCACGCTT CAACATGGCAAATGCTCTGGCAAATGCCATCTGTGAGCGCTGCAAAAGTGGCTTTGCCCCCGCCGAGAAGATCGTGAACAGCAACGGGGAGCTGTACCACGAGCAGTGCTTCGTTTGTGCGCAGTGCTTCCAGCAGTTCCCTGAGGGGCTCTTCTATGAG TTTGAAGGGAGGAAGTACTGCGAGCATGACTTCCAGATGCTGTTTGCCCCCTGCTGTCATGAGTGTG gtgAGTTCATCATCGGCCGAGTCATCAAGGCCATGAACAACAGCTGGCATCCAGACTGCTTCTGCTGCGACATCTGCCAGCAAGTCCTGGCAGACGTGGGCTTTGTGAAGAACGCAGGCAG GCACCTGTGCCGCCCGTGTCACAACCGCGAGAAGGCGCGCGGCCTGGGGAAGTACATCTGTCAGAAGTGCCACGCCATCATCGACGAGCAGCCCCTCATCTTCAAGAACGACCCCTACCACCCCGACCACTTCAACTGCACCAACTGTGG GAAGGAGCTGACGGCCGACGCCCGTGAGCTGAAGGGGGAGCTGTACTGCCTGCCCTGCCACGACAAGATGGGGGTGCCCATCTGTGGGGCCTGCCGCCGGCCCATCGAGGGGCGCGTGGTCAACGCCATGGGCAAGCAGTGGCACGTGGAG CATTTTGTGTGTGCTAAGTGTGAAAAACCGTTCCTTGGACACCGTCACTACGAAAGGAAGGGGCTGGCTTACTGTGAGACGCACTACAATCAG CTCTTTGGGGATGTTTGCTACCATTGCAACCGTGTCATAGAAGGAGATG tcgTCTCTGCTTTGAACAAGGCCTGGTGTGTGAACTGCTTTGCTTGTTCTACCTGTAACACCAAGCTGACTCTCAA GGACAAGTTTGTGGAGATCGATCTGAAGCCGGTGTGCAGGCACTGCTACGAGAGGATGCCCGAGGAGCTGAAGCGCCGGCTGGCCAAGCGCGAGCGTGACTCCaaggacaagaagaagaaaatcTCCATCTGTTTGTAA
- the LOC102685553 gene encoding LIM and senescent cell antigen-like-containing domain protein 1 isoform X6, protein MLGVAGMTGSNMANALANAICERCKSGFAPAEKIVNSNGELYHEQCFVCAQCFQQFPEGLFYEFEGRKYCEHDFQMLFAPCCHECGEFIIGRVIKAMNNSWHPDCFCCDICQQVLADVGFVKNAGRHLCRPCHNREKARGLGKYICQKCHAIIDEQPLIFKNDPYHPDHFNCTNCGKELTADARELKGELYCLPCHDKMGVPICGACRRPIEGRVVNAMGKQWHVEHFVCAKCEKPFLGHRHYERKGLAYCETHYNQLFGDVCYHCNRVIEGDVVSALNKAWCVNCFACSTCNTKLTLKDKFVEIDLKPVCRHCYERMPEELKRRLAKRERDSKDKKKKISICL, encoded by the exons CAACATGGCAAATGCTCTGGCAAATGCCATCTGTGAGCGCTGCAAAAGTGGCTTTGCCCCCGCCGAGAAGATCGTGAACAGCAACGGGGAGCTGTACCACGAGCAGTGCTTCGTTTGTGCGCAGTGCTTCCAGCAGTTCCCTGAGGGGCTCTTCTATGAG TTTGAAGGGAGGAAGTACTGCGAGCATGACTTCCAGATGCTGTTTGCCCCCTGCTGTCATGAGTGTG gtgAGTTCATCATCGGCCGAGTCATCAAGGCCATGAACAACAGCTGGCATCCAGACTGCTTCTGCTGCGACATCTGCCAGCAAGTCCTGGCAGACGTGGGCTTTGTGAAGAACGCAGGCAG GCACCTGTGCCGCCCGTGTCACAACCGCGAGAAGGCGCGCGGCCTGGGGAAGTACATCTGTCAGAAGTGCCACGCCATCATCGACGAGCAGCCCCTCATCTTCAAGAACGACCCCTACCACCCCGACCACTTCAACTGCACCAACTGTGG GAAGGAGCTGACGGCCGACGCCCGTGAGCTGAAGGGGGAGCTGTACTGCCTGCCCTGCCACGACAAGATGGGGGTGCCCATCTGTGGGGCCTGCCGCCGGCCCATCGAGGGGCGCGTGGTCAACGCCATGGGCAAGCAGTGGCACGTGGAG CATTTTGTGTGTGCTAAGTGTGAAAAACCGTTCCTTGGACACCGTCACTACGAAAGGAAGGGGCTGGCTTACTGTGAGACGCACTACAATCAG CTCTTTGGGGATGTTTGCTACCATTGCAACCGTGTCATAGAAGGAGATG tcgTCTCTGCTTTGAACAAGGCCTGGTGTGTGAACTGCTTTGCTTGTTCTACCTGTAACACCAAGCTGACTCTCAA GGACAAGTTTGTGGAGATCGATCTGAAGCCGGTGTGCAGGCACTGCTACGAGAGGATGCCCGAGGAGCTGAAGCGCCGGCTGGCCAAGCGCGAGCGTGACTCCaaggacaagaagaagaaaatcTCCATCTGTTTGTAA
- the LOC102685553 gene encoding LIM and senescent cell antigen-like-containing domain protein 1 isoform X2, giving the protein MEVRSRSVPPVIPENGEAHHVAVNGLHLPGDRETEMAVSKSQRRRSDIKVYKEFCDFYARFNMANALANAICERCKSGFAPAEKIVNSNGELYHEQCFVCAQCFQQFPEGLFYEFEGRKYCEHDFQMLFAPCCHECGEFIIGRVIKAMNNSWHPDCFCCDICQQVLADVGFVKNAGRHLCRPCHNREKARGLGKYICQKCHAIIDEQPLIFKNDPYHPDHFNCTNCGKELTADARELKGELYCLPCHDKMGVPICGACRRPIEGRVVNAMGKQWHVEHFVCAKCEKPFLGHRHYERKGLAYCETHYNQLFGDVCYHCNRVIEGDVVSALNKAWCVNCFACSTCNTKLTLKDKFVEIDLKPVCRHCYERMPEELKRRLAKRERDSKDKKKKISI; this is encoded by the exons ATGGAGGTGCGGAGCAGGTCCGTACCCCCCGTCATCCCCGAGAACGGGGAGGCCCATCATGTGGCTGTCAACGGGCTCCACCTGCCTGGAGACAGGGAGACCGAGATGGCCGTCTCCAAATCCCAGAGGAGGCGCAGCGACATCAAGGTGTATAAGGAGTTCTGCGACTTCTACGCACGCTT CAACATGGCAAATGCTCTGGCAAATGCCATCTGTGAGCGCTGCAAAAGTGGCTTTGCCCCCGCCGAGAAGATCGTGAACAGCAACGGGGAGCTGTACCACGAGCAGTGCTTCGTTTGTGCGCAGTGCTTCCAGCAGTTCCCTGAGGGGCTCTTCTATGAG TTTGAAGGGAGGAAGTACTGCGAGCATGACTTCCAGATGCTGTTTGCCCCCTGCTGTCATGAGTGTG gtgAGTTCATCATCGGCCGAGTCATCAAGGCCATGAACAACAGCTGGCATCCAGACTGCTTCTGCTGCGACATCTGCCAGCAAGTCCTGGCAGACGTGGGCTTTGTGAAGAACGCAGGCAG GCACCTGTGCCGCCCGTGTCACAACCGCGAGAAGGCGCGCGGCCTGGGGAAGTACATCTGTCAGAAGTGCCACGCCATCATCGACGAGCAGCCCCTCATCTTCAAGAACGACCCCTACCACCCCGACCACTTCAACTGCACCAACTGTGG GAAGGAGCTGACGGCCGACGCCCGTGAGCTGAAGGGGGAGCTGTACTGCCTGCCCTGCCACGACAAGATGGGGGTGCCCATCTGTGGGGCCTGCCGCCGGCCCATCGAGGGGCGCGTGGTCAACGCCATGGGCAAGCAGTGGCACGTGGAG CATTTTGTGTGTGCTAAGTGTGAAAAACCGTTCCTTGGACACCGTCACTACGAAAGGAAGGGGCTGGCTTACTGTGAGACGCACTACAATCAG CTCTTTGGGGATGTTTGCTACCATTGCAACCGTGTCATAGAAGGAGATG tcgTCTCTGCTTTGAACAAGGCCTGGTGTGTGAACTGCTTTGCTTGTTCTACCTGTAACACCAAGCTGACTCTCAA GGACAAGTTTGTGGAGATCGATCTGAAGCCGGTGTGCAGGCACTGCTACGAGAGGATGCCCGAGGAGCTGAAGCGCCGGCTGGCCAAGCGCGAGCGTGACTCCaaggacaagaagaagaaaatcTCCATCT
- the LOC102685553 gene encoding LIM and senescent cell antigen-like-containing domain protein 1 isoform X3 — translation MEVRSRSVPPVIPENGEAHHVAVNGLHLPGDRETEMAVSKSQRRRSDIKVYKEFCDFYARFNMANALANAICERCKSGFAPAEKIVNSNGELYHEQCFVCAQCFQQFPEGLFYEFEGRKYCEHDFQMLFAPCCHECGEFIIGRVIKAMNNSWHPDCFCCDICQQVLADVGFVKNAGRHLCRPCHNREKARGLGKYICQKCHAIIDEQPLIFKNDPYHPDHFNCTNCGKELTADARELKGELYCLPCHDKMGVPICGACRRPIEGRVVNAMGKQWHVEHFVCAKCEKPFLGHRHYERKGLAYCETHYNQLFGDVCYHCNRVIEGDVVSALNKAWCVNCFACSTCNTKLTLKNKFVEFDMKPVCKKCYEKFPLELKKRLKKLAETVGRK, via the exons ATGGAGGTGCGGAGCAGGTCCGTACCCCCCGTCATCCCCGAGAACGGGGAGGCCCATCATGTGGCTGTCAACGGGCTCCACCTGCCTGGAGACAGGGAGACCGAGATGGCCGTCTCCAAATCCCAGAGGAGGCGCAGCGACATCAAGGTGTATAAGGAGTTCTGCGACTTCTACGCACGCTT CAACATGGCAAATGCTCTGGCAAATGCCATCTGTGAGCGCTGCAAAAGTGGCTTTGCCCCCGCCGAGAAGATCGTGAACAGCAACGGGGAGCTGTACCACGAGCAGTGCTTCGTTTGTGCGCAGTGCTTCCAGCAGTTCCCTGAGGGGCTCTTCTATGAG TTTGAAGGGAGGAAGTACTGCGAGCATGACTTCCAGATGCTGTTTGCCCCCTGCTGTCATGAGTGTG gtgAGTTCATCATCGGCCGAGTCATCAAGGCCATGAACAACAGCTGGCATCCAGACTGCTTCTGCTGCGACATCTGCCAGCAAGTCCTGGCAGACGTGGGCTTTGTGAAGAACGCAGGCAG GCACCTGTGCCGCCCGTGTCACAACCGCGAGAAGGCGCGCGGCCTGGGGAAGTACATCTGTCAGAAGTGCCACGCCATCATCGACGAGCAGCCCCTCATCTTCAAGAACGACCCCTACCACCCCGACCACTTCAACTGCACCAACTGTGG GAAGGAGCTGACGGCCGACGCCCGTGAGCTGAAGGGGGAGCTGTACTGCCTGCCCTGCCACGACAAGATGGGGGTGCCCATCTGTGGGGCCTGCCGCCGGCCCATCGAGGGGCGCGTGGTCAACGCCATGGGCAAGCAGTGGCACGTGGAG CATTTTGTGTGTGCTAAGTGTGAAAAACCGTTCCTTGGACACCGTCACTACGAAAGGAAGGGGCTGGCTTACTGTGAGACGCACTACAATCAG CTCTTTGGGGATGTTTGCTACCATTGCAACCGTGTCATAGAAGGAGATG tcgTCTCTGCTTTGAACAAGGCCTGGTGTGTGAACTGCTTTGCTTGTTCTACCTGTAACACCAAGCTGACTCTCAA